One genomic region from Uloborus diversus isolate 005 chromosome 2, Udiv.v.3.1, whole genome shotgun sequence encodes:
- the LOC129217713 gene encoding UPF0389 protein CG9231-like — translation MKMLESKGFPAIRRNIFNHFFAEKSVCLQPNNVLYGCKRYATDKAHAPNTLEKYLLVWMKKYPSVKEVPNHVTFAMMERVRNSARIRIGIFLTILTGLVSVGMIYSGKQAAKRGESLVKMNRQWHEEQNAKK, via the exons ATGAAAATGCTTGAATCAAAAGGATTTCCAGCAATCAGAAGGAatattttcaaccactttttcgcTGAAAAAAGTGTTTGTTTGCAGCCAAATAATGTTCTTTATGGATGTAAACGATATGCGACTGATAAAG CGCATGCACCTAACACTCTCGAAAAATATCTGCTTGTTTGGATGAAAAAGTATCCATCGGTGAAAGAAGTCCCGAACCATGTGAC GTTTGCCATGATGGAGCGTGTCCGAAACAGTGCCCGCATCCGGATTGGCATCTTCCTCACCATCCTGACGGGGTTGGTCAGCGTTGGCATGATCTACTCGGGGAAGCAGGCCGCCAAGCGGGGAGAGTCGCTGGTCAAGATGAACAGGCAGTGGCACGAGGAACAAAACGCCAAGAAGTGA